One region of Balaenoptera ricei isolate mBalRic1 chromosome 5, mBalRic1.hap2, whole genome shotgun sequence genomic DNA includes:
- the LOC132366242 gene encoding SCAN domain-containing protein 3-like produces MAAAPGALPALVGQASEEQGEIIKVKVKEEDPIWDQESCLQKDLSHTRELSRQRFRQFCYQETPGPREALSQLRELCRQWLSPEIHTKEQILELLVLEQLLTILPEELQAWVREHHPESGEEVVTVLEDLERELDEPRQQVRNWRGHLL; encoded by the coding sequence ATGGCGGCAGCCCCGGGGGCCCTCCCAGCCTTGGTTGGCCAGGCTTCAGAGGAACAAGGGGAGATTATCAAAGTAAAGGTTAAAGAAGAAGACCCTATTTGGGATCAGGAATCTTGTCTACAGAAGGATTTGTCTCATACCAGGGAACTCTCTCGTCAACGCTTCCGGCAGTTCTGCTATCAGGAGACTCCCGGACCCAGGGAAGCTCTGAGCCAACTCAGGGAACTTTGCCGTCAGTGGTTGAGCCCAGAGATACACACTAAGGAGCAGATCCTGGAATTGTTGGTGCTGGAGCAGCTCCTGACCATCCTGCCTGAGGAGCTCCAGGCTTGGGTGCGGGAGCATCATCCTGAGAGTGGAGAGGAGGTGGTGACTGTGCTGGAAGATTTGGAGAGGGAGCTTGATGAACCTAGACAGCAGGTGAGAAACTGGAGGGGCCATCTTCTGTGA